Proteins from a genomic interval of Polaribacter sp. Q13:
- a CDS encoding ribonucleoside-diphosphate reductase subunit alpha, with translation MNLNETKTTELTEHEQLIQVRNAARKEMLKGKNQPEITWLTENSRKFLESGYLTGDTTPEERIREIADNAERILKLDGFSDKFYKYMAEGYYSLASPIWSNFGKKRGLPISCFGSHVADDMGDILFSQSEVGMMSKLGGGTSGYFGKLRKRGADVKNNGSSSGSVHIMQLFEKMVDVVSQGSVRRGRFSPYLPVDHADIKEFLEIGTEGNPIQELTHGVTVGNDWMQAMIDGDVEKRSIWAKILQRRGEIGYPYILFRDNANNGTVDVYKDKNHEIYASNLCTEIMLPSNEDWSFVCCLSSVNLLHYDKWKDTDAVETLTYFLDAVMQEFITKLEVYRDSEDRDDQFTFRFMEKAYKFAKENRALGLGALGWHSLLQSKMHAFDSAEAYALNSEIFKVIKEKSYKASEEMAKLYGEPDVLKGYGRRNTTLNAIAPTTSSAFILGQVSQGIEPIWSNIYVKDIAKIKTTIKNPILENLLEQKGHNTSDVWKSIRDNDGSVQHLSILTDAEKDVFKTYSEIDQNVIVYQAANRQNHIDQGQSINIMVHPDMPIKEVNAVYINAWKLGVKSMYYQHSMNAAQKFKQKKECASCEG, from the coding sequence ATGAACTTGAACGAAACAAAAACAACAGAACTTACAGAACACGAACAGTTAATTCAAGTTAGAAACGCTGCTAGGAAAGAAATGCTTAAAGGTAAAAACCAACCAGAAATTACCTGGCTAACAGAAAATAGCCGTAAATTTTTAGAGTCTGGTTATTTAACAGGAGATACCACACCAGAAGAAAGAATACGTGAAATAGCAGACAATGCAGAACGTATTTTAAAATTGGATGGTTTTTCTGATAAGTTTTATAAATATATGGCGGAGGGTTATTACTCTTTAGCTTCTCCAATTTGGTCTAATTTTGGTAAAAAAAGAGGTTTACCAATTAGCTGTTTTGGATCACACGTGGCAGATGATATGGGAGATATTTTGTTCTCACAATCAGAAGTGGGGATGATGTCTAAATTAGGAGGAGGAACTTCTGGTTACTTTGGTAAATTACGTAAAAGAGGTGCCGATGTAAAAAATAACGGTTCATCGTCTGGTTCTGTACACATCATGCAATTGTTCGAGAAAATGGTGGATGTTGTAAGTCAGGGTTCTGTAAGAAGAGGACGTTTTTCTCCATATTTACCTGTAGATCATGCAGATATTAAAGAGTTTTTAGAAATAGGAACAGAAGGAAACCCAATACAAGAATTAACGCACGGAGTTACCGTTGGTAACGATTGGATGCAAGCAATGATTGATGGCGATGTAGAAAAGAGAAGTATTTGGGCGAAAATATTACAAAGAAGAGGAGAAATAGGATATCCTTATATACTTTTTAGAGACAACGCAAATAACGGAACGGTAGATGTTTACAAAGACAAAAACCACGAAATTTATGCAAGTAACTTGTGTACAGAAATCATGTTACCATCTAATGAAGATTGGTCTTTTGTATGTTGTTTATCATCTGTAAACTTATTACACTACGATAAGTGGAAAGATACAGACGCAGTAGAAACACTTACCTATTTCTTAGATGCAGTAATGCAAGAATTTATTACCAAATTAGAAGTGTATAGAGATTCAGAAGATAGAGACGATCAGTTTACGTTTCGTTTTATGGAAAAAGCCTATAAATTTGCAAAAGAAAATAGAGCTTTAGGTTTAGGAGCTTTAGGTTGGCATTCTTTATTACAATCTAAAATGCATGCTTTTGATAGTGCAGAAGCGTATGCTTTAAACAGTGAAATCTTTAAGGTGATTAAAGAAAAGTCTTACAAAGCATCAGAAGAAATGGCGAAGTTATATGGTGAGCCAGATGTATTAAAAGGATACGGAAGACGTAACACAACCTTAAATGCCATTGCACCAACAACATCATCAGCATTTATACTAGGACAAGTATCTCAAGGAATTGAGCCAATTTGGTCTAATATTTATGTAAAAGATATTGCTAAGATAAAAACAACGATAAAGAATCCAATTTTAGAAAATCTTCTAGAACAGAAAGGACATAATACATCAGATGTTTGGAAAAGTATTAGAGATAATGATGGTTCTGTTCAACATTTAAGCATTTTAACAGACGCAGAAAAAGATGTCTTTAAAACCTATTCAGAAATAGACCAAAATGTAATTGTGTATCAGGCTGCCAACAGACAAAATCATATAGATCAAGGGCAATCTATCAACATTATGGTGCATCCAGATATGCCAATTAAAGAAGTAAATGCCGTTTATATTAATGCTTGGAAATTAGGAGTAAAATCTATGTATTACCAACACAGTATGAATGCTGCACAGAAATTTAAGCAAAAGAAAGAATGTGCTTCTTGTGAAGGGTAA
- a CDS encoding ribonucleotide-diphosphate reductase subunit beta, whose amino-acid sequence MEITHIIKRDSETTIFELEKIIKAIEKAMITVNHGSRNDAIAISNIVHGTLLERRLNEPDYIPTVEQVQDIVEYKLMDSPFHDVAKAYILYRDEQTRSRKPNIFEKRINLKPYDYPALGEYVDAIRHSYWIHTEFNYTSDIQDFKTSLTEVEKNAIKNTMLAISQIEVAVKTFWGDIYKKMPKPEIGSVGATFSESEVRHHDAYSHLLEILGLNNEFKNLKKKPVIMKRVSYLEAALKNVNSEDNQEFSESIILFSLFIEHVSLFSQFLIIMAFNKHKNVLKGISNVVEATSKEEQIHGDFGIDLIKIIKEENPDWFSEEHNLLVQETCKEAFNSESKLIDWIFEKGELDFLPKNVINEFIKNRFNNSLESIGISKIFDVDETLLAQTDWFDDEIIGTKHGDFFVKRSINYSKRTKSITSDDLF is encoded by the coding sequence TTGGAAATTACGCACATTATAAAAAGAGACTCAGAAACAACCATTTTTGAGTTAGAAAAAATTATCAAAGCTATAGAAAAAGCAATGATTACTGTAAATCATGGTTCTAGAAATGATGCCATTGCAATCTCTAATATTGTACATGGTACTTTATTAGAAAGAAGGTTAAATGAACCAGATTATATTCCTACAGTAGAACAGGTACAAGATATCGTAGAATATAAGTTAATGGACAGTCCTTTTCATGATGTTGCAAAGGCTTATATTTTATACAGAGACGAGCAAACAAGAAGTAGAAAGCCAAACATTTTTGAAAAAAGAATAAATTTAAAGCCTTACGATTATCCTGCTTTAGGAGAATATGTAGATGCTATTAGACATTCTTACTGGATTCATACCGAGTTTAATTATACAAGTGATATACAGGATTTTAAGACATCTCTTACTGAGGTAGAAAAAAATGCGATAAAAAATACCATGTTGGCAATTTCTCAAATTGAGGTTGCTGTTAAAACTTTTTGGGGAGATATTTATAAAAAAATGCCAAAACCAGAAATTGGTTCTGTTGGTGCTACGTTTTCAGAAAGTGAAGTACGTCATCATGATGCATATTCTCATTTACTAGAAATTTTAGGGTTAAATAATGAGTTTAAAAACTTAAAGAAAAAACCTGTAATAATGAAAAGGGTGAGTTACCTTGAAGCTGCCTTAAAAAATGTGAATAGTGAAGACAATCAAGAGTTTTCTGAATCTATAATTTTATTTTCTCTATTTATTGAGCACGTATCTTTATTTTCTCAGTTTTTGATTATTATGGCTTTTAACAAGCATAAAAATGTACTAAAAGGAATTTCTAATGTAGTAGAAGCTACTTCTAAAGAAGAGCAGATTCATGGAGATTTTGGTATCGATTTGATTAAAATTATAAAAGAAGAAAATCCAGATTGGTTTAGTGAAGAGCATAATTTATTAGTTCAAGAAACTTGTAAAGAAGCTTTTAATTCTGAAAGTAAACTAATTGATTGGATTTTTGAAAAAGGAGAATTAGATTTTCTACCTAAAAATGTAATTAATGAATTTATAAAAAACAGATTTAATAACTCTTTAGAGAGTATTGGTATCTCTAAAATATTTGATGTTGATGAAACATTATTAGCACAAACAGATTGGTTTGATGATGAAATTATTGGAACCAAACATGGCGATTTCTTTGTAAAGAGATCTATCAACTACAGTAAAAGAACAAAAAGTATAACTAGCGACGACTTATTTTAA
- a CDS encoding cold-shock protein: MKKGTVKFFNESKGFGFVTEDDSNTEYFVHVSGLIDEIREGDAVEFDLKEGRKGLNAVDVRVL, from the coding sequence TTGAAAAAAGGAACAGTAAAATTCTTCAACGAATCTAAAGGATTTGGATTTGTAACAGAAGATGATTCAAACACAGAGTACTTTGTACACGTATCAGGATTAATTGACGAAATTAGAGAAGGTGACGCAGTAGAGTTCGACCTTAAAGAAGGTAGAAAAGGTTTAAATGCAGTAGACGTTAGAGTTCTATAA
- a CDS encoding heme A synthase: MKSSFPKTVQIAIISVYLIFLAGSVVRMTGSGMGCPDWPKCFGYYIPPTAEEQITWKPNTEFKKGFIIIKDEALFVAEHTVKTADEFKIDNWKKYTKHNYAKFNKYHSWTEYINRLSSVLAGFVFLFLIYKATKYRKKDKRIPILAYTAFFLMLVEAWLGKTVVDTNLKPTIITIHMVIGLIIIALLLQLQFITSDKKKSYNYNPIFNKLLLISVVFSLIQIAMGTQVRQFIDEQVKLFGFENKDYSLMNPSFKFYFHRSFTIAIVLVNLGLFYINQVKNLGYKLVNWVVALIFIETITGILMYYAEFPLGTQATHLLVGAILFGLQFYLWLQSRSVK, translated from the coding sequence GTGAAAAGTAGCTTTCCGAAAACCGTACAAATTGCCATTATATCTGTTTATCTAATTTTTTTAGCGGGTTCTGTTGTTAGAATGACAGGCTCTGGAATGGGGTGTCCCGATTGGCCTAAATGCTTTGGTTATTATATTCCGCCTACAGCGGAAGAACAAATTACTTGGAAACCAAATACCGAATTTAAAAAAGGGTTTATCATTATTAAAGATGAAGCCTTGTTTGTTGCAGAACATACCGTTAAAACTGCTGATGAATTTAAAATTGACAATTGGAAAAAATACACCAAACACAATTACGCTAAATTTAATAAATATCATTCTTGGACAGAGTATATTAACAGATTGTCTTCTGTTTTAGCTGGTTTTGTTTTCTTATTTCTAATCTACAAAGCAACAAAATACAGAAAAAAAGATAAGAGAATTCCCATATTAGCATACACAGCTTTCTTTTTAATGTTGGTGGAAGCTTGGTTAGGAAAAACAGTAGTAGACACTAATTTAAAACCAACAATAATTACGATTCACATGGTTATTGGTTTAATAATCATTGCGCTTTTATTACAATTACAATTTATTACTTCGGATAAAAAAAAGAGCTACAATTACAATCCAATCTTCAACAAATTACTTCTTATCTCTGTTGTATTTTCGTTGATTCAGATTGCAATGGGAACGCAAGTAAGACAATTTATAGACGAACAAGTAAAACTTTTCGGTTTCGAAAACAAAGATTATAGTTTAATGAATCCGAGTTTTAAATTCTACTTTCACAGGTCTTTTACCATTGCTATTGTATTGGTAAATCTAGGATTGTTTTATATAAATCAAGTAAAAAACCTCGGCTACAAGTTAGTAAATTGGGTAGTGGCGCTCATTTTTATAGAAACCATTACAGGAATTTTAATGTATTACGCAGAATTTCCTTTAGGCACACAAGCAACACACTTACTAGTTGGAGCTATTTTATTTGGATTACAATTTTATTTGTGGTTACAGAGTCGCTCTGTTAAGTAA
- a CDS encoding molybdenum cofactor biosynthesis protein MoaE, with amino-acid sequence MRRTSIKITSKKLDLQECYRFVEDDACGGISAFVGTVRNDTQGKEVTQLDFSTYKPMAIKEMQKIADLALENFDIKKIAIHHAEGMLRVGEIPVIITTSSKHRKAAFAACEFAIDTLKETVPIWKKEYFSDGEVWVNAHP; translated from the coding sequence ATGAGAAGAACTTCAATTAAAATTACATCTAAAAAATTAGACTTACAAGAGTGTTATCGTTTTGTAGAAGATGATGCTTGTGGCGGAATTTCAGCCTTTGTGGGTACTGTTAGAAATGATACACAAGGAAAGGAAGTTACTCAATTAGATTTTTCTACCTACAAACCTATGGCAATTAAAGAAATGCAAAAAATTGCAGATTTGGCGTTAGAAAATTTCGATATTAAAAAAATTGCCATTCATCATGCAGAAGGAATGTTGCGGGTAGGAGAAATTCCAGTAATTATAACTACGTCTTCTAAACATAGAAAAGCAGCGTTTGCGGCTTGTGAGTTTGCTATTGATACTTTAAAAGAAACAGTGCCTATCTGGAAAAAGGAATATTTCTCAGACGGTGAAGTTTGGGTAAATGCGCATCCGTGA
- a CDS encoding DUF3817 domain-containing protein, with the protein MKNIFRIVSILEGISYLLLLLIATPIKYLQGDDTYVKMLGMPHGILFMLYVVLAFMLKKEMNWNNKSFGFVLLASILPFGTFYIDKKYFQK; encoded by the coding sequence ATGAAAAATATCTTTAGAATTGTAAGTATCCTAGAAGGAATCTCTTACCTATTATTATTACTGATAGCAACACCAATTAAATATTTACAAGGTGATGATACTTATGTAAAAATGTTGGGAATGCCTCATGGAATTCTTTTTATGCTATATGTAGTTTTGGCCTTTATGCTTAAAAAAGAAATGAATTGGAATAATAAATCTTTTGGATTTGTTTTACTTGCTTCTATCTTACCTTTTGGTACTTTTTATATTGATAAGAAGTATTTTCAAAAATAG
- the moaD gene encoding molybdopterin converting factor subunit 1 — translation MKIQVLFFGITTDLVETSALNLELPKIETVQGFKNFLKEKYPQLKNIDSYAIAVNESYAADELVLKEDDVVAVIPPVSGG, via the coding sequence ATGAAAATTCAAGTACTTTTTTTCGGGATTACCACAGATTTAGTAGAAACTTCGGCTTTAAATTTAGAGCTACCTAAAATAGAAACAGTTCAAGGTTTTAAGAATTTTCTGAAAGAAAAATATCCTCAGTTAAAAAACATCGATTCTTATGCAATTGCAGTCAACGAAAGTTATGCAGCAGATGAATTGGTTTTAAAAGAGGATGATGTTGTTGCTGTGATTCCTCCGGTAAGCGGAGGGTAA
- a CDS encoding DUF5686 and carboxypeptidase regulatory-like domain-containing protein: protein MKKTTLYLFLLVSFSVLSQVKGRITDTKKNPLSFVSVYLNKTVTGTTSNDNGDYVLNINKKGKHIIVFQFLGYKTVKKKVNITSFPFELNVQLEQEDVQLAEISISTKDNPANRIIRNVIANKEKNTDKYAKYTAKFYSRGLYKIKDAPEKFLGQNLGDFGGGLDSTRSGIIYLSETVSEIHFQKKPKKFKEKIIASKVSGTDNGISFNRAEDANINFYNNSVTFGNDLISPISTNAFSYYKYKLVGSFYNKNGKLINKIKLIPKRKNDRVFNGYLYIVEDDWAIYGTDVSVTGAQVNIPMVDVLHLKQNYNYSAVNNAWVLISQSIDFKVDAFGFKFDGRFSSGYSDYNFNPTYNEDTFTNEVLRFEKEATEKDTVYWNSLRPVPLTLEETTDYKFKDSLKLVRKSKKYLDSVNKKQNRFNLLSPIMGHTHRNSYEKWAVSYNGLIKDFNYNTVQGFNASLGFSYFKEQNEIGKWWNAGVKANYGFSDKRLRPTFFFTKNWNNISRPRMTISGGVAATQFNDREPIMKINNTISSLIRRLNYLKIYDKTFGKISYSEEIKNGIYLSSSLEYANRKPLFNTTDYSFAKQGHNGGYTSNNPSEVIDVFEENEIATLKVGATFVFGQKYLSYPDRKENIGNEKYPSLNIKYTKRFGASNAELNSDVFTANLKQDINAGNYGNLTYYLRGGMFLKKKNIAFMDYLQANGNQLIFPLDGELNSFGLLEYYKFYTNDKYAEAHIEHNFKGAVLGKIPLLNKLNFHLVGGAKTLVMANKKPYTEYSVGIDNIGFGKWRFLRVDYVKSFHAGVKNNGLLFRLSLF from the coding sequence ATGAAAAAAACTACTTTATATCTGTTTTTATTAGTTTCATTTTCTGTTTTATCACAAGTAAAAGGGAGAATTACAGATACAAAAAAGAATCCTTTGTCATTTGTAAGTGTATATTTAAATAAAACAGTTACCGGTACAACTTCTAATGATAATGGAGATTATGTTTTAAATATCAACAAAAAAGGAAAGCATATAATCGTTTTTCAATTTTTGGGTTATAAAACCGTAAAAAAGAAAGTCAATATTACTTCTTTTCCTTTTGAGTTAAATGTTCAATTAGAGCAGGAAGATGTTCAGTTAGCGGAAATTTCTATTTCTACAAAAGACAATCCTGCAAACAGAATTATTAGAAATGTTATTGCCAATAAAGAGAAGAATACAGACAAGTATGCAAAATATACTGCTAAATTTTACTCTAGAGGTTTGTATAAAATTAAGGATGCTCCAGAAAAGTTTTTAGGCCAAAATTTGGGAGATTTTGGCGGAGGTTTAGATTCTACAAGAAGCGGAATTATATATCTTTCTGAAACTGTTTCTGAAATTCATTTTCAGAAAAAACCAAAAAAGTTTAAAGAAAAAATTATTGCCTCTAAAGTAAGCGGAACAGATAATGGTATCAGTTTTAACAGGGCAGAAGATGCAAATATCAATTTTTATAATAATAGTGTAACCTTTGGTAATGATTTAATTTCGCCAATTTCTACCAATGCTTTTAGTTATTATAAATATAAATTAGTAGGGTCTTTTTATAATAAAAACGGCAAACTCATTAATAAAATAAAACTAATTCCTAAACGAAAAAATGATCGTGTTTTTAATGGATATTTATATATTGTAGAAGATGATTGGGCTATTTATGGTACAGATGTTTCCGTAACGGGTGCGCAAGTAAACATACCAATGGTAGATGTTTTACATTTAAAACAAAACTATAATTATTCCGCAGTAAATAATGCTTGGGTATTAATAAGTCAGAGTATAGATTTTAAAGTAGATGCTTTTGGTTTTAAGTTTGATGGACGTTTTTCATCTGGATATTCCGATTATAATTTTAACCCTACTTATAATGAAGATACTTTTACCAATGAAGTATTAAGGTTTGAAAAAGAAGCTACAGAAAAAGACACCGTGTATTGGAACAGTTTAAGACCCGTTCCATTAACATTAGAAGAAACTACAGATTATAAATTTAAAGACAGTTTAAAACTTGTTAGAAAATCTAAAAAATATTTAGATTCTGTAAATAAGAAGCAAAATAGGTTTAATTTACTTTCGCCCATAATGGGCCATACACATAGAAATTCTTACGAAAAATGGGCTGTTTCTTACAACGGACTAATAAAGGATTTTAATTATAATACAGTACAAGGTTTTAATGCTTCTTTAGGTTTTAGCTATTTTAAAGAGCAAAATGAAATTGGGAAATGGTGGAATGCAGGTGTAAAAGCAAATTATGGTTTTTCTGATAAACGCTTAAGACCAACTTTCTTTTTTACTAAAAATTGGAATAATATTTCGAGGCCAAGAATGACGATTTCAGGAGGGGTTGCAGCAACTCAATTTAATGACAGAGAGCCAATAATGAAAATAAATAACACCATTAGCTCTTTGATAAGAAGGTTAAATTATTTAAAAATTTATGATAAAACTTTTGGGAAAATCAGTTATTCAGAAGAAATTAAAAATGGAATTTACCTATCATCATCATTAGAATACGCAAATAGAAAACCACTTTTTAATACTACCGATTATTCTTTTGCAAAGCAAGGTCATAATGGAGGTTATACTTCTAACAATCCATCAGAGGTAATTGATGTGTTTGAAGAAAATGAAATTGCCACATTAAAAGTAGGTGCTACTTTTGTTTTTGGACAAAAATACTTGTCTTATCCCGATAGAAAAGAAAATATTGGGAATGAGAAATATCCATCCTTAAATATTAAGTATACAAAACGGTTTGGTGCTTCTAATGCTGAATTAAATTCAGATGTATTTACAGCAAATTTAAAACAAGATATTAATGCCGGAAATTATGGGAACCTAACTTATTACTTAAGAGGAGGCATGTTTCTAAAAAAGAAAAACATTGCTTTTATGGATTATTTACAAGCTAATGGAAACCAATTAATTTTTCCTTTAGATGGCGAGCTAAATAGTTTTGGTTTATTAGAGTATTATAAGTTTTATACCAATGATAAATATGCAGAAGCTCATATTGAACATAATTTTAAAGGAGCCGTTTTAGGGAAAATTCCATTATTAAATAAATTGAACTTCCATTTAGTTGGAGGGGCAAAAACCTTAGTTATGGCAAATAAAAAACCATATACAGAATATTCTGTAGGTATCGATAATATAGGTTTTGGTAAATGGCGTTTTTTAAGAGTAGATTATGTAAAATCTTTTCATGCAGGAGTTAAAAACAACGGTTTGTTGTTTAGATTAAGTTTGTTTTAA
- a CDS encoding NADP-dependent malic enzyme, whose amino-acid sequence MSDSRKRHEALLYHAKPKPGKIEVVPTKKYATQRDLGLAYSPGVAEPCLEIEKDKNNAYKYTSKGNLVAVISNGTAVLGLGNIGPDASKPVMEGKALLFKIFADIDVFDIEVDATDVELFIQTVKAIAPTFGGINLEDIKAPEAFEIERRLKEELDIPVMHDDQHGTAIISAAALKNAIDITNKKISEVKIVVNGAGAAAISCTLLYLKLGVKKENVVMCDSKGVIRRDRDNLTSQKAEFATDRDLNTLDEAMHNADVFIGLSKGNVVSPEMLLSMAKDPIVFAMANPVAEIDYDVAVATRKDIIMATGRSDHPNQVNNVLGFPFIFRGALDVRATKINEEMKMAAVHALADLAKKSVPEQVNIVYDEVSLAYGREYIIPKPFDPRLIYEIPPAIAKAAMDSGVALQPIEDWDKYREELMERSGSGNKEIRLLHNRAKSNRKRIVFAEADHLDVLKAAQRVHDEKIGKPILLGRKEVILALKAEIGFTANVPIIDPKTDEETERRERFGDIYWKNRRRKGRTLSEAKKLMRERNYFAAMMVNEGEADALITGYSRPYPTVLKPILELIEKDKGITKIAATNIMLTKQGPLFLADTTINVNPNAKELVKISQMTGNFVKMFGMKPNMAMVSFSNFGSSNSETSKKISEAVSYLHRHFPDTIIDGELQADFALNPEMLAKEFPFSKLNGKKVNVLIFPNLEAANITYKLMKQLNHAESIGPIILGLSKPVHILQLGCSVDEMVNMAALAAVDAQEKEKRSKIQE is encoded by the coding sequence ATGAGCGATTCTAGAAAAAGACACGAAGCTTTATTATATCACGCAAAGCCAAAACCAGGTAAGATAGAAGTAGTACCTACTAAAAAATATGCTACTCAGCGAGATTTAGGATTGGCATATTCTCCTGGAGTTGCCGAACCTTGTTTAGAAATTGAAAAAGATAAAAACAACGCATATAAGTATACTTCTAAAGGAAATTTAGTAGCCGTAATATCTAACGGAACAGCCGTTTTAGGGTTAGGAAATATTGGTCCGGATGCTTCTAAACCAGTAATGGAAGGAAAAGCTTTATTATTTAAAATATTTGCTGATATTGATGTTTTTGATATTGAAGTAGATGCAACAGATGTAGAACTTTTTATACAAACCGTAAAAGCAATTGCACCCACTTTTGGTGGAATAAACTTAGAAGACATTAAAGCTCCTGAAGCTTTTGAAATTGAAAGACGTTTAAAGGAAGAATTAGACATCCCAGTAATGCACGATGACCAGCATGGAACCGCTATTATTTCTGCTGCGGCCTTAAAAAATGCAATTGACATTACAAATAAAAAGATTAGTGAAGTAAAAATTGTTGTAAATGGAGCTGGAGCTGCTGCTATTTCTTGTACACTTTTGTATTTAAAACTTGGTGTAAAGAAAGAAAACGTTGTTATGTGCGACAGTAAAGGGGTTATTAGAAGAGATAGAGACAACCTAACTTCACAAAAAGCAGAATTTGCAACAGATAGAGATTTAAACACTTTAGATGAAGCTATGCATAATGCTGATGTATTTATAGGTTTATCTAAAGGAAATGTAGTTTCTCCAGAGATGCTTTTATCCATGGCAAAAGACCCTATTGTTTTTGCGATGGCAAACCCAGTTGCTGAAATAGATTACGATGTAGCCGTTGCTACAAGAAAGGATATTATTATGGCTACAGGAAGATCTGATCATCCTAACCAAGTAAATAATGTGCTTGGATTTCCATTTATTTTTAGAGGTGCTTTAGATGTGAGAGCTACTAAAATTAATGAAGAAATGAAAATGGCTGCTGTGCATGCTTTAGCCGATTTAGCTAAAAAATCTGTACCAGAACAAGTAAATATTGTGTACGATGAAGTAAGTTTAGCTTACGGAAGAGAATACATTATTCCTAAACCATTTGATCCAAGATTAATTTATGAAATTCCACCAGCGATTGCAAAAGCTGCTATGGATTCTGGTGTTGCTTTACAACCTATTGAAGATTGGGATAAATATAGAGAAGAGTTAATGGAACGTTCTGGTTCTGGTAATAAAGAAATTAGACTTTTACATAACAGAGCAAAAAGCAATAGAAAACGTATTGTGTTTGCAGAAGCAGACCATTTAGATGTTTTAAAAGCGGCACAAAGAGTGCATGACGAAAAAATTGGTAAGCCTATATTATTAGGAAGAAAAGAAGTTATCTTAGCTTTAAAAGCAGAAATAGGCTTTACTGCAAATGTGCCAATTATAGACCCAAAAACAGATGAAGAAACAGAACGTAGAGAACGTTTTGGAGATATTTACTGGAAAAATAGACGTCGTAAAGGACGTACATTATCTGAAGCAAAAAAATTAATGCGAGAGCGTAATTATTTTGCCGCTATGATGGTAAATGAAGGTGAAGCAGATGCGTTAATTACAGGATATTCTAGACCTTACCCAACCGTTTTAAAACCAATCTTAGAACTTATAGAGAAAGACAAAGGAATTACCAAAATTGCTGCAACGAACATTATGCTAACTAAACAAGGCCCGTTATTTTTAGCAGACACTACGATAAACGTAAACCCGAATGCAAAGGAGTTGGTAAAAATTTCTCAAATGACAGGGAATTTTGTAAAAATGTTTGGCATGAAGCCAAATATGGCAATGGTTTCTTTTTCTAACTTTGGATCTTCAAATTCTGAAACTTCAAAGAAAATTAGTGAAGCTGTTTCTTACTTACATCGTCATTTTCCAGACACTATTATCGATGGAGAATTACAAGCAGATTTTGCTCTAAACCCAGAAATGCTGGCAAAAGAGTTTCCATTTTCAAAACTAAATGGTAAAAAAGTAAATGTTTTAATTTTTCCGAATTTAGAGGCTGCCAACATCACCTATAAATTAATGAAACAATTAAACCATGCAGAATCTATTGGTCCAATCATTTTAGGATTAAGTAAACCTGTACATATTTTACAGCTAGGTTGTAGTGTAGATGAAATGGTTAATATGGCTGCTTTGGCTGCTGTAGATGCTCAAGAAAAAGAAAAAAGAAGTAAAATACAAGAGTAG
- the ruvA gene encoding Holliday junction branch migration protein RuvA encodes MITQIRGRLVEKNPTEVVVDCNGVGYLLHISLNTFSSLPDDEAVVLYTHLSIREDAHTLFGFITKTEREVFKLLISVSGVGPSIARTMLSSMTSEEIQHAIASENIPLIQSVKGIGLKTAQRVIVDLKDKILKTFNIDEVSSFTSNTNKDEALSALEVLGFNKKQSEKVIATILKENAEASVENLIKLALKNL; translated from the coding sequence ATGATTACACAAATTAGAGGAAGATTGGTAGAAAAAAATCCAACAGAAGTAGTTGTAGATTGCAATGGAGTTGGGTATTTATTACATATTTCTTTAAATACTTTCTCTAGTTTACCAGATGATGAGGCCGTTGTTTTATATACACATTTATCTATAAGAGAAGACGCGCACACTCTTTTTGGCTTTATTACTAAAACAGAAAGAGAAGTTTTTAAATTATTAATTTCCGTTTCTGGTGTTGGACCAAGTATTGCACGAACAATGTTATCATCCATGACCTCAGAGGAAATACAACATGCAATTGCATCCGAAAATATACCATTAATACAATCTGTAAAAGGAATTGGTCTAAAAACTGCACAAAGAGTAATTGTAGATTTAAAGGATAAAATTTTAAAAACCTTTAATATTGATGAAGTTTCTTCCTTTACAAGCAATACCAATAAAGATGAAGCGTTATCTGCTTTAGAAGTTTTAGGTTTTAATAAAAAACAATCCGAGAAAGTTATCGCTACGATTTTAAAAGAAAACGCAGAAGCTTCTGTAGAAAATTTAATAAAACTAGCCTTAAAAAATTTATAA